The genomic segment CATTAAAGAACTTAAATGGTGACTTCACATTCCATTTGACGGTTTGATGTTAATCGGATTGGGGAATGATTAGAAAAAAGGGGCGACCCATATTCAGTGCACACAGATCCCCAGTTCATCATCCAGAGGTCATTGCCAAACACACTATCAATTCTGCTACAAATTCTATCGGGTCCTTGTTGTCTATTGGACCATGTATAATATTCTCTTTTCCATGGTAGTTCATTCAGCAATAGATTGTGTATGCAATTTGAAAAATCCAAGATTTCGGCTGAGGAAACTGGATTACCAAACAATCTGTCCTGAGGGTAGAGCATAGCATTAAAATCCCCACTTACCAACCATGGTTTAGTCACACTTACTGAGATATCAGCAAGGCTCTCCCATAATTTCTTTCTCTGCTCTATTGTTTTGTATCCATAAATGATAGTGACTAGTGTTTCAAATCCATCCAACCTCCCCTTCACAAGGCAGTGTATGAATTGAGCTTCAGTCTTTATTACATCAATTGTGTAAATATTAATATCCCATAAGAGCCATATTCTTCCATTGACAGCATCTTGATAATTGCTTTGTAGTCCCCATCCTGGTAGAATGTTTTTATAAACTCTATTCACCCTAGTCTCCTTAACTCTGGTTTCAAGCAGGCCAGCAAGCTTGATGTGATTATTCTTTAAATATAGCTGTAACTCTTTCTGCTTGTACCTTTTATTAATGCCCCTCACATTCCACACCAACCAGGTCATTAAGAGGGTATAGGTTGCCCACTTGTGCCAGTGAGCTTATGGTTATCAATCACCAATTCTCCAATTCTCAGATGTCCTGTTTTTGCCCTGTATCCACCAGATCCTAGAGCAGGGAATTCTGTTAGGCAAAATAATTCAGGACTTGGCCTCTCAGCTTGTGTTTGCTTGTTGATCACAGTCAGAGTCCCTTGGGGCTCTTGTTGAGGAGCAGTCACCTGATTCAGCATGTTTGGTTCAGCTATTTGCTGTTTTGACTCATCAGCACTTTGCTTCCTAGCTTGTTCATCCCTAGTTTGCATAGTATTCATCTGTGCTTTACCCTCGCAAAAAATTGTACTATTAGATTTGCCTTGAAGatacttatatttttaaaagtagtATTTGATTAATTGTGTGAATTAAGAACTAAGAATAACTAATTCAAACTTAAAATTCATTTAAACTCacaatgaaatatttattacaTATGAATCTATAGGACTTTAAAAGCTCAACGATCTCCTAAAAAAAGAGGTATTTATTAACCAAATGccatattttaattaagatttagaaaatagtttaaatttgatttgaaagataATTAGATTTGATTGaagaaatataattaattgataTTCTTGGATCTAATTTATAATCAAGAATACTCCCTTAAATGGTAAGATATAATATTACAtgatagaattaaaaaaaaaaaaaaaattaaagcggTGTTTTTATTTGTactaattttgaaaagaattattgtattaaagatattttaataATTAGATTACAACACTACCATATAGGTATAATTATATATGACAAAATATTCACGATTTTCTTCAAATTGAGTAAATCAAGGAATCGTGACAAGATATTAATGAACGTGGAACATAGTCAGTAGAACAATAAAAAGGAAGGGTTGTCTTATTAATTGTCAATCAACTGATTAATTATGGATCAGAATAATTCTCTTTTTCCAAATCAATCTCCTAATTGACTAGAAAGATTTGACAGAAAAATTGACTTATTGACCGTAAGATATACATGATCAAATCACGactataaattatatataaggAAGCAAATAGACTGCTTACACTATTAGAGTATAACTAAACAAAGAATCGGAAATCAAATATATTCAAGTTTTGACAGAAAACTTCAAGTTTTTACCGTGTGGTTAAAACTTatgaatggaaaaaaaaattattcaagtGCTATATAAAGAGGGTCCAGGGAATGGCAAAAATGCTATTGATggagaaattttatttatgagaagatggaatgaaatattttcGATGCAGAAAATTTTATACATCTGGATTTTGGCCTACAAATGCAAAAGTTTGTCTCATTTTTgtgcttcttgattttttttaattattaaagttttaTAGATTTATCGGTAAATTGTGCATTTTTgcttgcttgaagaaattaGCAATTAATTGTTAGCTTGATTTGtaattttatgagttttaaGTATGTGTATATGCTATGACTTTCGATTTATCTATTGATCAATTATTTTACCGTATTTCAGTTATAAATTTTTCTACTTATAGTCCACGAGATTATTACTGACTTCTATATCTTTATCTATTGCAGATTCAAAAAGTTATAATAAAGCAGCGAAAAAAGCTTATGAATTCTGACTTTTGAATCAAGAAATTTAGGTATTAATGCATAAAGTGGGTAAGTTAAATGATTTGTTCTGTTGAATGCTTTAATAATTAACTTACTAATGTTGATCGAGCagtattttaattaaagatatCGATCACTTTTATTTTTGACATGCTTTAAGctattattatttgatttttaggTGGCAATCAGCCTTCTCAATAATCCAAAGTTACAAACAAATAGCAATGGATGTTCTTGCAAACATGCAAGTATTGGacattttttgaaatgttggaatacaaaattgaatttcttttttgtcCTTCTTGAAACAATTAAGATACCATGAAGTAATTATGTACTTATATCTTATAGAGTTCCATTTATatttaatggaaaaaaaaaagaattcaagGAAGAGAGTTCTTAAGTTTTTGGAGATTATAAAATAGAATTGATTAGAAAAATCCCATTTCTCTATGAATTTTCATGATAGgtttattatgtttaattttttaattatatatattgttcgttcgtgtttttttttttttaatttcttttactttttttatttttgtctttttaatattttgtttaGTTATTTTATGTGTACATTGTTAGTGAGGGTGTCTTTGTTTAGATATACTTTAGTTTCGTTATAAGATTCTACacgtttgaaatattgtgcaagaaaaaaaaaagatttaatgttgggttattaaaaaaaatcccaactcatatgattttaagaaaaaagagagtCGAATTTGAGTCTACTTTACGAGTTTGAAATGAACATGACTGTTCAAAGCTTCCAATTATTTGAtggttttttaaatttaacgTACAAAGTAAAATAACTTATAAGCATTCACAACTTGCAAAAGTTATCatataacaataaaataaaacctCTAAAAGCTTACTTagctgcaaaaaaaaaaaaaaaaatcactaaaaaattaaataatgaaatacTATGATATTTTGGTGAAGTATTTAAAGTAGGACAtgatatacattttttttagtttaatgGATTAAACACTAaatctaaaataaaataaaatatcataGTAGGGAAAATAATATGAAAGAGAGGGATAGAGACAGTGTGAAGGATATAaactttaatttaaattaaaaatatcaaataaatcaaattaaaaatactttctaaaacatattattgataaatttaaacgttattgaataaaaaaactaaaaataattaaaaaattatttcaggagaaagaaaaatcatattATCTATAATATATTATGATGGGAGTAGCGGACAAATAAGTGGCGAGCACATAAAAGAGTTAGTAACATACTAACATTTAGAATGGTAACACAAAAACATTAAACaatgaattaaaaaagaagaggaaaaatatgtaaatatataatttcaatttagaaatagataaagataagatttatttgaatttgataTGGAAAAACTTCTTAGAATATGATGAGGAAAGTTAATGAATAAGATCCTTTGCAGAAAAGCATAAGATCATTTTCAAATTCATATATAGAAGTTCAAGTATGTGTGTAGTGGCGGATCTAGAAATTTCATTGAGGGGGTTCGAAAACCACTGAACCAACCCTTACTCTAgggttcagggtgttcaaaatctatatatgtatataaaaaaatataaaaataccttatatatatagtgtaattttttccCGAGAACACCCTCACTTGTGTGTAGATCCGCCCCTGTGTGTGTTGTTTGATGTACGGGAAAAATATATAATCTTATCTGTTAATATCTCTTGAAATCGTATATTAAACATCATGGCTCTCTTTGTGTTTTAAGAATTGTGAAGGAGAAAGTTGGTGAAGTAAAGATGAATTAATTGAGAAGTAGATTTGATAATTTGTAGCATcctattatatttttttgtgaaaagTTTGTTGGTTCATGTTAATGCCTATCTAATTTGTTTACGTTCACAAtgtattacttttttttatattttatttgatagaAGCCAGGAAAAAAACTTGAGTGAATTATCTAATTTTGCATTtcagattttgaaattttataaatttatctGAAGCCTCATTTTATGATCCTAATGTAACTCTGAATTACTGAAAGGCTATATAATTCATCTCCTTTAGTTTTATAAGGATTTTGTTATAAGGTATAAtgcattattaaaaaaaataagatgaattTTAAAAGTACATTTAAAGAATCTCCAATAAGACATCAAAAATTCATGATTAATATTCTTTAATATTTACCGCGCATCGCGGGGTACTAATACTAGTAAATTAATAAAAGACCTAAGACCTAGACTTTGAATACAGAACTGGTTCTTTTAGTTGTTGCAGCTTTGATCTTTGAAGGAGCACTTTGGAAGCAGCAGCAACTGCCTCTTGAGAACAACATATTCTTTTTGATTTCAAAGTGTTAGGGTTTCTCTTGTATAATATTGTTTATATATGAGGATCAAGTGTTGAGATGAAAGGGACATTGCATTGTCCACTAGCACACTACAGCTATGCTACTGCACTGTCCAGTCGGTACAGTGTCAGCCGTTTTACAGATGTAGAGTTGACCGAGCAACGGCTAGGGAACCTGATCGCATCTGGTCCCTCATTCATTCCCTCTGTAAACATATATGGTCCCTCTGAAGACATACCTAGTTCCTCGAGtaggtttgtcaaatcatcaaaacacaaaatagCATAGCTTATCAAACTTGTTATTAAAGGAAAACTTCTGTCCTAAATAGCAAAAGATCATTACTAATCCTATTAAATGATGGATTAGACATCattattaaaaaagaatatgTTAGCTAGGGACCATTTAACAACAGATTAGCGACGAATTTCGTaatacataacttaaactcgggaaaaataactttttattaCCTCCATCCTGGAATATATAACGTACGAGACACTTCAATGACATGCTCAGCTTGTTCCTTTTGAAGCTCAAATATCTTTCGCCCTTCTTCATAATTGCTTCCAAAGGCTGTGCGCGAAATCGCATCACTACTAAATCTTTGAAGGTAAGGCCATATATCGAGTTCGCAAGATGTTCCCTTCACTGAGACAGCCTCCTCCCATTGGTTCACCATCTCACTGCAGCTCATATGAAATGCTGGAAGCATATGCTACATATTTGTGAATCACTCGTTAGTGCAAGAAACTTAGGCTATATTTGCAAGCTAGAGGgggtgaaaatgaaaataagaaaacagAATGAAAGAAAAGTTGATGTCATGAATTTGTGGTATGAATACAAGTGGAAATAAACTTTTTTGTGCGACCTTGGAGATGAGGTTTTTTAATTGAAATGTGTATCTTATTTAAAAGCTTAAATTATTAACACTTCATATTCAACACGTCACGTAAGCCAGATCTTTTTTCTCATACCCCAAACACGTGAACCGCCCCACTGATGGAGAACCAAAAGCCAAGGTTATTCAAgccatcttatatatatatatatatatatatatatatatatacaattttcaaCGAAGAAGATTCAGATGAACCCCCTTCATTCCCCTAGTTCCGCCCTTCCGTGGAAATATCTTATGCTTTTGGGTGGCGAGGAAATCTAAATTTAAATTCTCTGCCTATTCTACCATATTTATACAAACTAGTTTTCGCGAACACGCGCGTTGCACGTGCATTCCATACTAATTAGTACAAACATTTTACAAATATGACAATAAGTGTGTAATGAGTTGCATTgaaattgaaggagaaaatGCAAGCTCAAACTGACAAATGGGACGAGCTTAATCGGATCAATATTATTGTCATTACAAAACACAATTGTACTGAGAAATTGCTAGAAAATAAACTTGTAAAGTACATGTCAAGAAGTTGTGGAATGAAAGGAAGTATTTGTAGAAGCTATTTAGAATTTGATGCACGATAATGTATCAGTTGTTACAGAATACTTTTATAGAGAAATTGAGACGTCCAACTATCTTAAGACATACAAAAATTCATACATTTCAAAAGAGATATTCaaaacattaaatttttttaatttaaaacaacttttttttacAGCAAAACGCAGAAACCACGACAAATTGATGGGAACAATCTGCATAAGATAAATGAATAAATTTATTCAACTGATGAAACTTCTTACTGTAAAATCAAAAGCTCCaagaatacatatacatatgcatatatatataatcttaaaATGTTAAAAGGCAAAATCACTTATTTGCATAATACTTTGGCTGACACTTCAAATTATCAACAGCTACAAGTTGGTAGGAAGAATACTAAAAATTGTtagataaataagtaaaaaaagaaCTCCATCGTCTTTGATCTGGCCACCAATTAGGATGAGGAAAAGAAGGGAAGAGCTTGCTAAGGTCATTTTTAGGTGCAAAgtgttactccctccggttaaaaaagagtgtccaaactttattttttgttcaaaaagagtgttcacttactaaattaagaaaaaattaaccttTCTTTTCAGATTGACCCTTATTAAGTATTAAGTGACTAAATGATAACACTTATTTAATtaggaaaatattaaaaaaacctATTTTTTCAACCTTTCTTTTCAACATTAAATGGACATAGGCAGTATATAGAGATGGGTGAAACCGTGGGGATTTAAGCACAGGGGAGGAATCTTTTATCTTTGTGGTAAAGTCAAATAggtaaaatgttttttttgtaACTAATGTGGTATAATGATTTTTgaaattactattatatataagaggaatGAAGGACTTTTAGtcaataattatatatatatattaaaaactttttcattaattacttttatgtcctaattttatttatttaagtcaattttttttgtttttttgtttttaaagttacttttcaaaagctatcgagcaggaacttttgtagtccttaaataattttcaaatttttttaaaactttttaattaattacttttaggtcctaatcttatttatttatatttttttgtttttgtttttaaagtctactggGTGAtcaaacctcctacctcatttttcacgttctttgattttaaGATTGGTGCttatatccgcatttgagccaaTTAATCCGTATAATTCGCCGCATCGCGCCTATTACAGGggagatttttttccatatccatgttcgaacccctaatccctaattaagagaggagtctttgttaaattatgtatttgtaaaGTTCAAATAGTTATTTAATGTTTTTTTGTAACTAAGTTATAATggtataattaaattttcatcaaatatattaaaatattaaaggagagaaaattttggatttatataatacataattaagagttagtTAAagtaacacaaattatattttgagttaaaatatcatttttagTCTAATGTGGTatcacataactagtatattAAATAGGAGAGAAAAAGAGGGATATAGATACATAATTAAGAGAGTTAAAGTAGTGGCTTTTGAGGTTTCATTTTTAGTCTAGCGCATAAATaggaaaaattatgaaaaatgccaaaaaaaaaaggagaaaactaATTATACTTTTTAGACCAAAGAAAAGGTGTTACGTAATTTTCTTTATTcccaaattaattttattacaaTTCAATGTGtgtaatgaaaaagaaataattttaatccaAAACGTACAAGAATAATTAATAGCCATAAAGtaataacacacatatatattttttaaaaagtcactatttttgttaaatattaagTGTCATGAAATGTCATCATGAATTCAAGGCAAATGAATTTAGACCGCTAAAGTGAAAGAGTGCAAATGATGCAATAATAGGAAGAAATTTCATTGCTCTTTAGTATTTAGTGCACCAACTTATGAATTAATGATTCGTCAGTATAttattccctccgttcacttttacttgtccactttggaCTTTTCACGTTGTAtcagaaataataaataaagtgcataatttaccaatgtacccatattaagtggtgcatatttttattggatttgaaaaataatttgaagtgagtatttaatattatgggtaaaacaggaaaaaataaattgtcttttcttgatatgctaaaaatgacaagtaaaagtgaaaatctatttttagaatactggacaagtaaaagtgaacagagggagtacttgcGCTAATACATATAGGAAGCCCAAAGGTTAAACTTTAAAAGGTGAAAAGAATttagatatgacatgatacaaTATGTAAGTTCATGAAAAGTTCACAAACTGAATTAATTACTTATTAATGATTCATTAATATAATATGGCAGAAAAGGTATTTATTTAAATGTATTTACATTTATATACAACAAGATTATAAGAGCATTAATTGATTGAAGGGTAAAAAGGTCGTTCAACTTTTGATGGACATGTTGGTAATTCAACTTTAGACTTAGAAGTTTCCCATGATCTTAGTTCACAATCCGGCAATCACAAGGATTTCCGGCTAATCTTAGTTCACAATCCGGCAATAGTGATTTTCTAAGATATAACGCAcaagttgagtgactttattgATACAAAACAAAGCAGAGTgactttactacataatttacTCAACTTGAGTGACCAATTGAGAAGTTTACTCTAGAATTGTGTGACCATTTCATTTAATAACGAcatacttttatttacttaaattacatgtttgaaaattttgttgggaaaggaaagaatgaagaaTACCTTTATCTTCTCCATATGGAAAGCCGGATTGAGGATTTTTCTGTGCTTTGCCCATTTATCCTCTTCGTAAGTTGCAACTCCTTGTACCAACAACTTGGTCAGGGGAGTTGAATTTGGCTTATGATAGGGAGCATGTTTGATAAACACGTCCTTTATTACCTCAGGGTCCTTTACAAGTATCATAGGCTTCGGCCCAACCCACATAAAACAGTTTTTACCTGTAAAATATTGTAATTTCAAAATTCTTAGCTCAACTTTTTCTTACATCCCATAAGAATTGAAAACTTAATTTACCCCCACCAAAAGTTGTGGCGGGTTGGTAAGTACACTATGAAAAGAATACAAATTAGCGATAATAACTTTTGTagctaaataataaaaaattatcacCAATCTAAGTTAATGACGGATTAGCATCAATAAATCATCCTACCCACGGGCTATTTACTGATAGATAGCAACACATTTCTTAGCTAattcctaatttttttaatgtatccGTCCATTCTTAATTAGAAGGCTTGGATACAAGTCATAGGAATGGAATCGTCTGAGTGAGACTTCCCAGCAT from the Lycium ferocissimum isolate CSIRO_LF1 chromosome 11, AGI_CSIRO_Lferr_CH_V1, whole genome shotgun sequence genome contains:
- the LOC132037207 gene encoding cytochrome P450 CYP72A219-like, which codes for MEIAYYLVSFLFAFTLVVIYAWRLLNWAWFRPKKLERCLRKQGLKGNSYKLISGDLKESSKSIEDAKSKPLNVSDDDISPRILPYIVETIKKHGKNCFMWVGPKPMILVKDPEVIKDVFIKHAPYHKPNSTPLTKLLVQGVATYEEDKWAKHRKILNPAFHMEKIKHMLPAFHMSCSEMVNQWEEAVSVKGTSCELDIWPYLQRFSSDAISRTAFGSNYEEGRKIFELQKEQAEHVIEVSRTLYIPGWR